In Megalobrama amblycephala isolate DHTTF-2021 linkage group LG21, ASM1881202v1, whole genome shotgun sequence, the genomic stretch TATagaatattttgatttgttatttttttaaaatgttgtcggCATATCACAGCAGCTTCACCCAGCGATAAGCACTgttatttcaaaaaaattaacattatcgAGTGGGATACAGCTTACGGATCCGTTTGCCATAGCACCTTGTCAGTGGTTAAATGATGAAACGAAATGGCCAAGCATCCAGTGGCCAGAGATATATATTTACCTGATTGACACCTCAAGTGTATAGCCTATACTCAGGAGAAGCTAAAAGCGTATAAGTCTCTTGACGCGTacaactttgttttgtttttgtttgtcatgaattaaaagaataaaaagttaatttcgagtttatatctcacaattctgacttttatttctcgcaaatctgagtttatatctcacatttcttacaaagaaaaacaattgtgagatatactcgttattctgtcttttctgaattgcaatttatcccgcaattctgactttttccccctcagaattttgaaataaactcacaattgcgaggaataaagtccgaactgggagtaataaacacgcaaatgcaagaaaaaagtcagaattgtgaaattaaaattgtatagactgtttaaaagttatctatgtgaaatgttataggtttaaatattatttcaatgctgtaactgctatgtatgtatgtcctctgaactgcatatgtgaatattatgtagacttactgtttacatcaaattcctgctttaatagtagactaatccttgcaggtgtcatcagtccagtctgtgaaacgtctccgtttagcttcaaaggacgttttcaacgatggttttctttaaaaattaagactatattttttgatttccgattccaacatccagaggcacaacaaaacatttttctcgtaTTCTCttattttcctccaattgctaccgctatttttctgcaaccactatgcgcgcgcagctgcaagtgacgtcattgtgacgtctgctccaaagtggtctataGAAACCGgcgattctaacggccgctgaagtgacgcgatgactttaccagtcggcgattggctcttatttagaaggcgggacttattccgccatattgcgcgttacactttctcccattcaaaacaatacgagtgacacgtcttgtgttattctatagtctttgacttTAAGtgcattatagaagtgtacctttttttcacctggggagCAATTTTTACCTGATTTAACCCATAAAAATGTTGGTGGTATAAATGATTGTACAGTATTTAGGTTGATTCAGTGAcactaaataatattttgttgatTTGAATTTTTGTGCACAATGCACCAGTTTGATGCAttctctgtttttgtttttcagaaacTCCATTCTTCGGATATGAATTTTAAAACCCAAAGTGACTATGTGCTTCCTCACAACTTTGACATCATGTGACACGTCGGACTGCCCAATGGAGGCCGCTACAATACTTAACGCCACAAACAGCCAAGTCAAGAGGATCCTTCAAGATCCTCCCGAGCCCAACGTCACGACTCCCGTGAATGCGTCTGTCCCTTTCCATCATCACATGAACAATGCGGTGCTGGGGATCCTCCTCGGCACGCTGTCCCTCATGACGGTCGTCATGAACCTGCTGGTCCTTTTTGCCGTCAGAAAGGAACGGACTTTACACACGGTCGGGAACCTCTACATCGTCAGCCTGTCGGTCGCTGACCTGATTGTCGGGGCTACCGTCATGCCCTTGAATCTGGTCTACCTTCTTGAGGACGAGTGGAAACTCGGACACGTTATTTGCCAGTTCTGGCTCGTCATGGACTATGTGGCGAGCACGGCTTCCATTTTCAGTTTGTTCATCCTTTGCTTGGACCGGTACCGCTCCGTACGACACCCCTTACAGTATCTGAAGTATCGGACACGAGGGAGAGCCACGTTGTTGATTTGTAGTGCCTGGCTTCTCTCCATGACATGGATCATTCCCATCCTGGGCTGGCGGATATTCGCTCGGGTCGACCGGAAGCCAGAGCTGGAGAACCTGTGCGACACGGACTTTCGCTTTGTGACGTGGTTCAAAGTTCTGACCGCCATCCTCAACTTCTACATCCCTTCCTTTCTGATGCTCCTGTTCTACTCGCAGATTTTCATCGCAGTCCGCGACCATTACAGAGAATGGGAGAACTTCGCCGGTCCCATGGTGAAAACGGAAGCAGATGATACGTTGGCAAACGGACTGCAGCTGAAGATAACCAATGCCTCGGAGCGAGAGAGGGCCAATTCTCAAAACGAGGGTCTGCTGGATCAGTACAGTCTGGCGCAGCCGTACAACTCGAGGGACATTAACGAGGACAACCCCGATTCCTTGTCTGAGACAAAGAGGAAGAGTTGCTTTAAGAAGAAACCAATGTTCAGTCTTTCGAAACGCATGAGAAAGAGCATACAAGACTCTGAGATTTCATTTCAGAGCGACGATGGGGAAACTGTCGCCGAATGCCCGCTGAGACAGCCATCCTTATCTCTCGCCTTTCTGCAGTCCGACAACAACACCCAGCCCAAAACCTTCATAAATGTGAATGACTGTAACGTGTTAGTGCCAAACTCCGTTGGGAACATTTGCGAGAGCGCGCAGACGGTGGATATTCACAATTACACCTCGGTTCTCTGCAATCACAGCACTCCACCATCGCCACCGTCGCCGTGGGCCGAGAGCAGCCCTCCGCTGGACGCCGCCGACGCGCTGCCTGCGAAACAAACATGGCAGAAGCTGTGCGAACAGTCTAAGCAGAGCATCCACAGCATGCGCATCCGGAAGGAGAGGAAAGCCGCCAGGCAGCTGGGCTTCATCATTGGTGTCTTTATGGTGTGCTGGATCCCATACTTCATCACCTTCATGGTCATGGCTTTGTGTGAGACTTGTGTCCATCACGACCTTCATATGTTCACCATTTGGCTAGGGTACATCAACTCCACTCTCAATCCCTTCATATACCCACTGTGCAATGAAAACTTCAAAAGGGTGTTCAAAAAGATCTTTCGTATGAATAGATAAGGAGGCGTGAAACTGTTAGCCTTTCTGCTCCATTGGTGTTTTTTTGTGACTAGTTCTTGTGATCTTGTAAGTACAGAgcaatttttgttatttattgctGAGTGTCTGCAATCTGCATCAGATTACATGATGAATTTATTCAATCCAGAGTGTTTTAAAACTGGTTGTATTGAAGCACCTATGTTGCTTGGAAGACTTTCAGCACTAAAACAACTCTAGAATGACCATTTCCAACtatatcagtgtttctgaactccatcttgagttttcttcacaatattcctcatttgaataattcatgcgcagaataaaggggcggggcctggttgagttagttagtagtgtgttgaaactggcggttatggtaaggggcggggcatttcccaaacaccaatcacaacacactgctccagctgaccaatcagagcgcaTTGTgattttcagaaggaggggcttcatagagacaggaactaaacaggggtgcgtttcccaacgTAACTTGCTGCTTCACTACTATAGTACGATGTTGAACAAATCATGTAGCTAGgcacgactgtttcccgaaagcGTATTGACGCAGTTATAACTTCTTGaaatgaatccgtttgagatcaaattaatgctagattttttgctttaaattacGGACATGGCATCGGAGGACTACTTCTcgtttttctcagttattttgctttatttctagATTCAATCATAGGCTTGTTCTTAcgtgggtcattgacgaataaggtttttaaaagtgtaaaaaaaacataatggagatataattttattaagtgttaacaatgagattatgtggtttttataatcaattcactctgcttttgtcattttttacaagatggacaaaatttgccaccaaaaaagtcattcggtttaaccaaaatttcagttttgccgaatgatgatattttcaaacaatgctaacaggctgatatctagcaaaaggacaatcaaacattttatatttagtacaagtttttaaaatattccaacattttccatgttttacagcggttgcaccgaatgacctgatgtttcgggacatgcgtatgatcaagagaaaacatgaatttatcaaatagttaagagagagttagttactttgcttcatgaccatgtggtcctttgcaggtgtctgaatgatgtcacatcctgtcacatgatattgaccgcatgacttgatccaaaacggtccctttatatcggttactccgaatgacatcaatgaaattcattcattctcataacaaagcaacgacttctacacataattttattgtcattttgcactatgttgatatatgatgttataaaatcatgccagaataaaaaaaaatatacatttattacattttaagatattttaatcacaaatgaacggttggacggttaaaccgaatgaccttttgacacttcaaaatctttaaaatatctttatatgtagaaaaatataattaaaacctctCTAGttatctagttgtactaccttacatacttttgatgtcatatctttgtttttattattattaaaagctTTGGACAGAAAAATGACCCATCATGTCACTGACCCACGTATGTACGCACTCTCCAAAAACGGTCctaaaatctcttgacaaagtaaaatatgtaaatgacatttgtacatattcaaaataaaagatacatattgtacttaatgtcagcttgcttattttgctcaagataaagatttattaagtccacatgtgataaaaacaagaaactatgcttctatcACAGCTCGATAGCTGTCGTTCAACCACAAGTTTGCAATGCAGTTAGTGAATGTTCGTTTGAACACCAAATCATTGAACTATATTAGTAACGATGGAACTTGCAatgttagttggctaatgatgcttttgggaaacgcaccccagagcgttactgacagactgggaagagaggagctgcaacaatggagaatatgaggaaaataatcaacattcaagcatCAAAACCTGCTCtagtagagcacaaaaacaacactgaacACTGATTTCTGTGTGTATGATAATCAAGTATGTTGGGAATGGCATGCTAGGATGGTCTATGTACACAAATTGCCTGTATACGTGGAACTCTTGGATGATTTACAGTGCAATGGATAAAAAAGTGCTTAAATGACAAACAGTGATGAATGAAACAAAACTGTAACATCTAATGTAACTCATTATTTGATTAAACTGTGAAATGCAaagacattaaaacatttttaatacatttttagacaTAACTGGATGCCTGAACAATGTAAGACTGAGGTCATGTGAAACACTGCCTCTATATCACAGAAAAAAACTTGCAATAAACAATATAAGACAGAACGCTGGTGTCCGTTTCAGACTGTATTTTGCAGGCCGATGCAATGACAAGGTGATGACGAAACTGACTACAAAGTTATGGAAAAGCaattatactatatataacACTAACAGCTCTTTCATATATCATTTCTTCTAACAGTAGCCCTCAATTAGTGCCTGTCACTTTCTGTTAAAGCACATGATTGGCTGACTCTGTCTATAACTGAGCTCAATCAGATGGTTTTCTTAAAATAAACTGAGAAGTATGTTTTCAGTATTTTGGGTCTTTATTGGGGGAAATCGAGTCTTTGCGATGAGGTCTGTGTAGGAGTTTACAGTAAGTGGGAAATgagtaatgtaatttaattaagccttaattaattttattaagccTGATGTCACGTCACTGTTTCCGCATCTAAACGCCAAAATTAGACAACATATGGTGCTAAAATACACTCACAGTGTGCTGCAATAATAACGAAAAATGACGTGTAGAGGCGTCCGGtctgttatgctgcttgatattgcaaactgttATCATATTCTAATTCATTATCGTAATCATAAACACAACTAATTACtaattaattcatttacattatttacattttgttatTTCCCCATTTCAGCTATATTTTCACTTCTTCATTGAAAAAATGAGATGGAGAACATTTAAATTTATGCTGAAATCTGAGATGGCCAGACAGTAATTCAGCTCCTATGAATCAGTATAATAGACGTCGTgaaacaaaaacatgatttgtgtACAGTGAAGTACAGGCATTCAAATCAAACATCTTTGTTAAAACATATACATTATTATAGGCCTAACTATACTACAATGAATTAATGATTCAGTAAAAGGTCTTATTTGATCTGCAAGGTTACTACAAGTGTGACTACTTTACTAGGTAGATGAACTTGTGTTTATACATTATTAACATACTTTATATCCTGTGGGTGAAGATTGCTTTATTGAAATATTGCGAATTATTTCCAGTTGAAAAATTACTTGCTAACATGCACAATATTATGAATATACTTCAACACACTGACAGTTTCATACTGGTGTCATTTATTTGTGATCCCACTTATCTATTTAAATGGTTGGATTTGCATTAATTCCCTAAAGCATCTCATTCAGATCAGTTAATAATCACAGAGAAAGAACTGGATTGAGTCAAAcctgtggaagcttgtttctgccatggaataaaaaaaggtcatttagaatttttatatcaaaattctgacttttttttagcacgactgtgagatataaacttaaaaAAGGCAGGATTGCAAGATGttaactcacaattacgagaaaaCAAGTCACAATCAGCTTTTAATCTTGTTATTTTATGAtggaaaaataattaattgcgagatgtaaactaaAGATTTTGatggaaaaaagtaaaaattgtgcAATGTCAACTCAAAATTCTaagataaaagtcagaattgctagacttaaagggttggttcacccaaaaatgaaaattctgtcatttattacccgtaagaccttcattcatcttcagaacacaaattaagatatttttgatgaaatccgatggctcggtgaggcctgcatagccagcaatgacatttcctctctcaagatccattaatgtactaaaaacatatttaaatcagttcatgtgagtacagtggttcaatattaatattataaagccatgagaatatttttggtgcaccaaaaaagcaaaataatgacttatttagtgatggccgatttcaaaacactgcttcaggaagcttctgagcgttatgaatcttttgtgtcgaatcagcggttcggagcgccaaagtcacgtgatctcagcagtttggcggtttgacatgcgatccgaatcatgattcgacacaaaagattcataacgctccgaaagcttcctgaagcagtgttttgaaatcagccatcactatataagtcgttattttgctttttttggcgctccaaaaatattctcgtggctttataatattaatattgaaccactgtactcacatgaactgatttaaatatgtttttagtgcattaatggatcttgagagaggaaatgtcattgctggctatgcaggcctcactgagccatcggatttcaacaaaaatatcttaatttgtgttctgaagatgaacgaaggtcatacgggtgtggaacgacatgagggtgagtaattaatgatatttttgggtgaactaaccctttaaactcagaattctggtggggaaaaaatctaaattttcaggattgtgagatgtaaactcactattataagaaaaacaatctttttttaaaagaaatttgtCATTCAGTGATGGGAAAAAAAGAGATGTAAACTCAAAATTCTAAGATAAAAGTCCTATTTGTGcaatgtaaactcagaattcaaaaaaataaataaaataataataattaaaactgCACGACGTAAACTTAGAATTCTGAcaaaaaagtcaggattgcaagatgtaaactcacaattatgagaaaaaaagtcacaattagcttttaatctttttattccatgatggaaaaaaaagaattgtgaggtgtaaagtaaaaattcagaggaaaaaaagtgaaaactGTGCAATGAAACCTcaaaattctaagaaaaaagtcaggattgagtgatgtaaactcagaagtacaagaaaaatagacaaaattgGACAACATAAGCTTAGAATTCTGAcaaaaaagtcaggattgcaagatgtaaactcacaattatgagaaaaaagtcaaaaaaagTGTAAACTAAAAATTCGgaggaaaaaagtaaaaattgcaCAATGTAAACAAAATTCTGAGGtaaaaagtcaggattgcgagatataaactcagaattaaaagaaaaaaagtcaaaattgtacaacgtaaactcagaattctgatgAAAAATTCATGAtcacaagatgtaaactcactaTTACAAGAAAAacaatcttttatttatttatttatttattattattattatttttaattttgtcattcaatgacgggggaaaaaaagagttgtaaagtcaaaattctaagaaaaaaaggcaaaattgcgcaatgtaaactcagaattctaaaataaaataaataataataattaaaattccaCAACATAAACTTAGAATTCTGACAAAAAAAGTCGCACAGAATTTCCTCAATTCTGAGGAAAGTTTATCTtgtaaactcaaaattaactGTGAGATGTAAACACTGTTTGATGAGTTTGTACCTTGCATTTAGgagctattaaaaaaaaacagaattgtgagatataaactcagaattcagaGGAAAAacgtcaaaattgtgagatgtaaaaaCGTTAGAAAACGTATAAAAACGATTCTAAAGTGGTTATAAAAGTAATGTTGTTCTGTGGTGGAGGACAGAGAGCTGAAGCTGTGTCAGTGTCAGTCAGGTTTTTCTGGCTCGTTCACTTTCATCCTGACAAATGAACTGATTCATCTTCCACAGGGTTAACAATGAAAAGGAACAGCGTTTATAAGTTTCTGTCCGTGTTTTCTTGTCTAATTGTCTGTGTTTTCcttttgttttgggtttttgTCTTTTATTCGATGGTTTTGGCACCATAAGCCTCTTTTGGACATTCTCATGAACGCAACGCAAGAGGTTTGACGGCATCTAACCCGTTTAAACGACTGTTTCACCTTATTTACCAGCATCTGCTCGTCGTTTATATAACTGCAGGACAGTATAAcgctttaaaacatttataactCATCAGAAAAGCGTTTCTGCTAACACTGAACTCAAGTCAAACCCTGAAGATCACTCAATCTTACAGATAGTTAGCTTCTCCTAGTCGATACACCCGCGGAAACTGCAGCACGACTTTCACGATGCCggtattttgatttttaaattaatttttaagtcATTTGTAAACTCTAGCTGCAACGAATACGAAAACAAACCGACTGCGCATGCGTGGAGGATGACCGTGATCACATGACGCCGACTAGGAAGTGCTTGTCTGGTAAGTGATGTTTCTATCATGTGTGTTTAGTGCTGTGTTTATCATTTACATGAATATAATTGACACTAATCACAAGTCAGATATTATGCTATTTACTGCAGCATgtgaaaacagacaaacaaacaaacaaaaacactgacAGACTCGATGTTTTACGGAAGCAGACAGAAGTTactaacattacaataataaacaaCGCAGATTTTACTTGTATTATCTTGACAGACGTTTTGTCAGATTAATACAATGATTATTTTCCTATTGATTGAAAGCCAAGCCTGttgaagagagaaaaagaggaactactttttcaaaactATCACTTCCACAAATCTAATCTAACAggaattttaatgttattataagaaaataatctATCAGTCTATCAGCATCGAGAGTGTATTTTAAGAGTGcattttactatttaaaatgttattttattttgacatatCAAGATATCTTGTCATTTTATCACTGTGAATTAGAATCTTGTTGTGTTGAGTGCtttgaaactgaaaaaaattaaattatattataattattttttatcagatcaaaatatttgtgtttacaGCACCTAAagattcaacaaaaatacttaatGACTGAATACAGTGATCTCATGTTGTCTTgatattgcattatttttccTTGTCTTTCATATCGTCTTgatattgcattatttttcattctttttctgTGTCTTGTCTTTCATATCATCTTGATATTGCATTATTTTGCATTCTTTTTCTGTGTCTTGTCTTTCATATCATCTTGATATTgcattattttgcattatttttctgtCTTGTCTTTCATAAGAGTGTGTGAGGAATCCAAACATCAGTCCTGATGGCAGCTGAATCGACGGCGAAGCTGCAGTTTGCCCCGTTCTGCAGTGCCCTGGAGGCGGGATTCTGGCATCAGCTGACCCAGAAGAAACTCAACGACTACCACTTAGACGAAAGTCCAAAAAACATCAAAGGCTATTACTATAACGGTGAGTAAGGGAAATGTAATTCTGACAGCATAATACGGAAGTTGCACTGGTCTTTTCTTGTCTATTGTGCCGTATATCAGAGTGAAAC encodes the following:
- the hrh1 gene encoding histamine H1 receptor yields the protein MCFLTTLTSCDTSDCPMEAATILNATNSQVKRILQDPPEPNVTTPVNASVPFHHHMNNAVLGILLGTLSLMTVVMNLLVLFAVRKERTLHTVGNLYIVSLSVADLIVGATVMPLNLVYLLEDEWKLGHVICQFWLVMDYVASTASIFSLFILCLDRYRSVRHPLQYLKYRTRGRATLLICSAWLLSMTWIIPILGWRIFARVDRKPELENLCDTDFRFVTWFKVLTAILNFYIPSFLMLLFYSQIFIAVRDHYREWENFAGPMVKTEADDTLANGLQLKITNASERERANSQNEGLLDQYSLAQPYNSRDINEDNPDSLSETKRKSCFKKKPMFSLSKRMRKSIQDSEISFQSDDGETVAECPLRQPSLSLAFLQSDNNTQPKTFINVNDCNVLVPNSVGNICESAQTVDIHNYTSVLCNHSTPPSPPSPWAESSPPLDAADALPAKQTWQKLCEQSKQSIHSMRIRKERKAARQLGFIIGVFMVCWIPYFITFMVMALCETCVHHDLHMFTIWLGYINSTLNPFIYPLCNENFKRVFKKIFRMNR